The window CGGCCGCCCGACGCGTCCCTCGAGACGACCGCCGAACAGGGCCGCACCCCGAGCGACATCCTGCAGGCGCGCATCCTCATTGAATGTATGACGATCGAGCAGGCCACCCGAGCGCATGACGGCGACGACGTCGCGGCGCTCACGCGCGCCGTGGACGCCTTCCAGGGTGAGGTCGACCGCGGGCTCTACAGCGGTGAGGCAGACCGCCTGTTCCATTTGACGCTCGCACGGATCAGCGGCAACACCGTGCTGTCCGAGTTCGTCGCCTATCTGTGGGATCTCCAGAACGGCCGGTTTTTCCAACTGACCGAGGGCATGAGCGGCCGGCAGGGAGAGCGCGTTCAGCGGTACGTGGCGGAGCACCGGGCAATGCTGCTGCACGTCGTTGCGGGCGACGCCAACGGGGCCAGCATCGCGATGCGCGCGCACCTGGAGGGAGTGTACCGGGACCTGCTGGATACGGAAGTGCCGGCGTCGCCGCAGTAGCGGCGCCCGGTCCGGGAGGGTGACGCACGCAATCCGTCGTCGATCGAGCCGAGTCGGCCGCCCCCAGGCTCGGCCGCATGGCGTGGCGGTCCGAGGCGCTGCTCGCGTGGGCGTTTGTCGCGCCGACGCTCGTCCTCCTGCTCGTGCTGGCGGCCTATCCGCTCGGCTACGGATTGTTCCTGAGCATGACCAACGCTCAGCTCGGCAATCCCGCGCGATTTGTCGGCCTTGCCAATTACGTCCGACTTCCGCAGACTCAGATCTTCGCGCTGACGCTCTGGAACACAGTATGGTACACGGTCGTCGCCGTCGCGGTGAAACTCGTTGTCGGGCTGGTGCTTGCGCTGGTCCTCGCGCAGCGCGCGCCGGGGATGAAGTGGATCCGCGGCGCGGTGCTGGTTCCCTGGGTGACGCCGGTCGCGCTCAGCGTCCTGGCGTGGACGTGGATGTTCGATTCCTCGTTCAGCGTGTTCAATTGGGCGCTGATGCATTTGGGCATCGTGTCCGCCCCGGTGCCCTGGCTGGGCAAGGCGGGCCTGGCCCGGTTTGCCATCGTGCTGGTCAACGTGTGGTCGGGTCTCCCGTTCTTCGGGATCACGTTTCTCGCGGGCCTGATGACCATTCCGCAGGAGCTCTATGAGGCCGCGACCGTCGACGGAGTCGGCGCCGCCGGGCGATTGTGGCGGATCACCCTTCCGCTGCTGCGGCCCGTCGTCGCGACGGTCGTCCTGTTCTCCGTCGTCATGACCAGCAGCGATTTCGCGACCGTCTTCGTGCTGACGCGCGGCGGGCCGCTGAACGCCACGCAGCTGCTGGCGACCCTCGCGTTCAAGCTGGGGCTGGCCACGGGCGATCTCGGCAACGGCGCGGCGATCTCGCTGTACCTCTTCCCAATTCTGCTCGTCGCGACCGTGTGGCAGGCGAGGCTCATGCGGAGGGCGTGGCAATGGTAGCGTCGCCGTCCCGCCGGGCTGTGATCGCGTACGTGACGGCGGCGCCGTTCGTCGCGTTCTCGCTCTTCCCGTTCGTCTGGATGCTCGTCACGTCGCTGAAGAAAGACAGCGAGCTGTACGACCTCGCCCAGAACCCTTTTCTGATACGGGCGGGGATCACATGGCAGCACTACCGGTTTTTATTCGAGCAGACGGCGTTTCCGCTGTGGCTGCGCAACTCGACGCTGGTCGCGATCTCCTCGACGGCGATCTCGCTCGCGCTGGCCCTGCTGGCCGCTTATGCGTTGGCCCGCCTGCGGTTCCGGTACGCGGAGGGGGTGTCGGTGTTCGTGTTCGTCGTCTATCTGATGCCCACGACGCTCCTGTTCCTTCCGCTGGCGCGCGTCGTGGCGGTGCTGCATCTGTCGAACACGCTGTGGTCGTTGATCGCGACGTACCCCGCCTTCATGGTGCCGTTCATCACGTGGATGCTGGCGGCGTATCTCGCCAGCATCCCCCGCGACCTCGAGGAGAGCGCGCTGGTCGACGGCTGCACCCGGCTGGGGGTGCTGCGCTGGATCGTGCTGCCGCTGGCCCGGCCGGGCATTATCACCGCGACGCTATTTGCCTTTACGCTCGCGTGGGGTGAGTTCATCTACGCGCTGACGTTCATCTCGACGACCAGCCTGAAGACCGTGACCGCCGGGGTCGTGGTGGACCTGATCCGCGGCGACGTGTTCTATTGGGGTTCGTTGATGGCCGGGGCTCTCGTGGCGTCCCTGCCTATCGTCGTCCTGTTTTCGTTGTTCCTTGACCATTACGTGGCGGGGCTGACCGCCGGAGCGGTCAAGGGCTAGGGGGGCAAGGGGGTGAGGTCGGCCGCCGATGGACGACGGCGGCGCGGTTGCGTCGCGCCAGGCTTCTCGGAGGAGAAGGGCTGTCTAGGCAGGGGACAAGGAGGGATGCCCATGAGAGTCACACGTCGGACGTTTCTCACGCAGGTCGGCGGGGCAGGCTTGGCGGTTGCGAGCGGCGCGCTCAGGCTTCCGCCGGCGTCGGCGGCCGGGGCCGCCACGCTTCGTTTGGTCGGGCACAGCTCGTACAACGAAGACAGCGACAAGGCGGTCACGAAGATCGGCGACGCGTTCGCCTCGAAGCACAACGCGACATTTGCCGGCGAGTTCATCGACCAGCCGGAGGTGGCGGCGAAGCTGACGGCCGAAGAGCAGGCGCAGTCCGGCCACGACATCGTCGACCTTCAGGACAATCTCCCGGCGATCCACAAGAACTACCTCGTCCCGCTCGACGACGTGGTGGCCGAGATCACGAAGGAGTTCGGGCCGTTCTACCCGGTCGCCAGGGATTCGGGCTACGTGGACGGGCACTGGATCTCGCTTCCGTGGCTGGGCAACTCGGAGCTGGCGGTCTACCGGTCCGACTACCTCGCGAAGGTCGGCGAGCAGCCGCCCGCCAACTGGAACGACCTTCTCCGCGCCGCGACCAAGCTGAAGAAAGCCGGCCACCCGGTCGGCATCGCGATCAGCGCGACGGAAGACTCGAACGCGGCGCTCTACCCGCTGCTGTGGTCGTTCGGCGGGTCGGTCACCGATACGCAAGGACGCCTGGCCATCGACTCGCCGGCCACCAACGCCGCCCTGGATTACGTCCGGAAGCTGGCAGCGCAGATGGAGCCCGCCGTCTACTCCTGGGATGACAGCAGCAACAACAAATACATCCTGTCGGGCCGCGGAGCGTACACCATCAACGCTCCGAGCATCTACCTCAAAGCGAAGCGCGACAAGATGGCGTTCGCGGCGGCGGTCAAACACGGCCAGCCGCCCGCGGGACCGAAGGGGCGCTTCTTCTACGTCGACATCCACGGGTGGGGAATCTTCAAGTTCAGCAAGAACATCGACCTGGCCAAGCAGCTGCTGCGGTCGATGTACACTGTCGAAAGCCAGAAAACGTTCCTCACCCTCGGCCAGGGCTACGACATGCCGGTCCTGCCGCACTTCGACGTGAGCCCGCCGTATGCCGCCGACCCGCAGCTGCGGGCGGAGCTCAACTACATGCCGCACGCACATCTGGCCTCGTATCCCGCGGCCCCGGACGCCCGGGCGGAAAAGGCCTACCAGACCTTCGTTCTCCCGAACATGTTCGCCCGCGCGGCGCAGGGCGCGTCCAACAAAGACTCGATCAGCTATGCTATGAAGGCGCTGAAGGACATCGGATACGCCTAGTCGCAACGGCTCCGCCCGCTTTGTATACGGGG of the bacterium genome contains:
- a CDS encoding FadR/GntR family transcriptional regulator: MPITPVKTTKLYLLIVEQLKQLIRKGEFRPGDRLPTERELAQRLKVSRAPTREALVALELLDVVEGRVGEGWFVKRPPDASLETTAEQGRTPSDILQARILIECMTIEQATRAHDGDDVAALTRAVDAFQGEVDRGLYSGEADRLFHLTLARISGNTVLSEFVAYLWDLQNGRFFQLTEGMSGRQGERVQRYVAEHRAMLLHVVAGDANGASIAMRAHLEGVYRDLLDTEVPASPQ
- a CDS encoding carbohydrate ABC transporter permease; the protein is MVASPSRRAVIAYVTAAPFVAFSLFPFVWMLVTSLKKDSELYDLAQNPFLIRAGITWQHYRFLFEQTAFPLWLRNSTLVAISSTAISLALALLAAYALARLRFRYAEGVSVFVFVVYLMPTTLLFLPLARVVAVLHLSNTLWSLIATYPAFMVPFITWMLAAYLASIPRDLEESALVDGCTRLGVLRWIVLPLARPGIITATLFAFTLAWGEFIYALTFISTTSLKTVTAGVVVDLIRGDVFYWGSLMAGALVASLPIVVLFSLFLDHYVAGLTAGAVKG
- a CDS encoding extracellular solute-binding protein gives rise to the protein MRVTRRTFLTQVGGAGLAVASGALRLPPASAAGAATLRLVGHSSYNEDSDKAVTKIGDAFASKHNATFAGEFIDQPEVAAKLTAEEQAQSGHDIVDLQDNLPAIHKNYLVPLDDVVAEITKEFGPFYPVARDSGYVDGHWISLPWLGNSELAVYRSDYLAKVGEQPPANWNDLLRAATKLKKAGHPVGIAISATEDSNAALYPLLWSFGGSVTDTQGRLAIDSPATNAALDYVRKLAAQMEPAVYSWDDSSNNKYILSGRGAYTINAPSIYLKAKRDKMAFAAAVKHGQPPAGPKGRFFYVDIHGWGIFKFSKNIDLAKQLLRSMYTVESQKTFLTLGQGYDMPVLPHFDVSPPYAADPQLRAELNYMPHAHLASYPAAPDARAEKAYQTFVLPNMFARAAQGASNKDSISYAMKALKDIGYA
- a CDS encoding sugar ABC transporter permease, which translates into the protein MAWRSEALLAWAFVAPTLVLLLVLAAYPLGYGLFLSMTNAQLGNPARFVGLANYVRLPQTQIFALTLWNTVWYTVVAVAVKLVVGLVLALVLAQRAPGMKWIRGAVLVPWVTPVALSVLAWTWMFDSSFSVFNWALMHLGIVSAPVPWLGKAGLARFAIVLVNVWSGLPFFGITFLAGLMTIPQELYEAATVDGVGAAGRLWRITLPLLRPVVATVVLFSVVMTSSDFATVFVLTRGGPLNATQLLATLAFKLGLATGDLGNGAAISLYLFPILLVATVWQARLMRRAWQW